Proteins encoded together in one Hymenobacter monticola window:
- a CDS encoding RsiV family protein produces MTAFGERAVWRLLLLAGLASAPLHSITAQRPGAFGAGPQLFEGNHRYRGTLGGQRVTVELSIGQEGYDPDAPVSATGTCRFEDNPTQLHRLRSWQVVSASRPLQLLEADSTASATRLGHWRAEGPPGPVLRGTWAGLTGETRPFELREDYRAADGFLAAVPYEVVGEEVIKIDSLFLWFPEWKARCVGPKANPKAHCDPRATLGRHFLHFIGPDSLRPALAALQCPPPAERRAQTMAAMREMVGEPAADRESTSSTPLEDSESIGVSFNGHGLLSWGSFSYYYSGGAHGGHRIEHQVYDLNTGEFLSISDLLRPGAERVLCHLLTRHLATEQSFPADALRQTADYPGVTFAPLPASGFGLEEKGLVFQYGDYEIGGYADAINPMTIPWAELLPLLSPDSVVARMLRERGLWRAAN; encoded by the coding sequence GTGACAGCCTTCGGCGAACGGGCCGTGTGGCGGCTGCTGCTGCTGGCCGGCTTGGCTTCGGCTCCCCTTCATTCCATTACGGCCCAACGGCCCGGTGCCTTCGGTGCCGGGCCGCAGCTTTTTGAGGGCAACCACCGCTACCGCGGCACCCTGGGCGGACAGCGCGTCACCGTCGAGCTATCCATTGGCCAGGAGGGGTACGACCCCGATGCCCCGGTAAGCGCCACCGGCACCTGCCGCTTCGAGGACAACCCGACGCAGCTGCACCGCCTGCGCAGCTGGCAGGTGGTGAGCGCCTCGCGGCCCTTGCAGCTGCTGGAAGCCGACAGCACCGCTTCGGCTACCCGGCTGGGGCACTGGCGGGCCGAGGGGCCGCCCGGCCCGGTGCTGCGCGGCACCTGGGCGGGCCTCACGGGCGAGACCCGGCCATTTGAGCTGCGCGAAGACTACCGCGCCGCAGACGGCTTCCTGGCTGCCGTGCCTTATGAAGTAGTGGGGGAGGAAGTAATAAAAATCGACAGCTTATTCCTGTGGTTTCCGGAGTGGAAGGCCCGCTGCGTGGGCCCCAAAGCCAACCCGAAAGCCCATTGCGACCCGCGGGCTACCCTGGGCCGCCACTTCCTGCATTTCATTGGCCCGGACAGCCTGCGCCCGGCCCTGGCGGCGCTGCAGTGCCCGCCTCCGGCCGAGCGACGGGCCCAAACCATGGCCGCTATGCGCGAAATGGTGGGCGAGCCCGCCGCCGACCGGGAATCCACCTCGTCGACCCCGCTGGAAGATTCCGAATCGATAGGCGTCAGCTTCAACGGCCACGGCCTGCTGAGCTGGGGCTCCTTCAGCTACTACTACAGCGGCGGCGCGCACGGCGGCCATCGCATCGAGCATCAGGTGTACGACCTGAATACCGGCGAATTTCTGTCCATTTCCGACCTGCTGCGGCCGGGGGCCGAGCGGGTGCTGTGCCACCTGCTCACGCGGCACCTGGCCACGGAGCAGAGCTTCCCGGCCGACGCCCTGCGCCAAACCGCCGACTACCCCGGCGTGACTTTTGCGCCCCTGCCCGCAAGCGGATTTGGGTTGGAAGAGAAGGGCTTGGTGTTTCAATACGGCGACTACGAAATTGGGGGCTACGCCGACGCCATCAACCCCATGACCATTCCGTGGGCCGAGCTGCTGCCCCTGCTCAGCCCCGATTCGGTGGTGGCCCGGATGCTGCGCGAGCGGGGCCTGTGGCGGGCCGCCAATTGA
- a CDS encoding phosphoglycerate mutase family protein: protein MTARFPFRFFALLAAFAGLTAGSAQAQTKTVSKDKVKPIVTTVYIVRHAEKDSTSDAADPTLSTLGQARAQALRQTLEKRHPAALFTTDTKRTRATLEPLAGALKLEPQVYDARRGRDLADRVLKEYAGKSVVVVGHSNTILSLIDDFGAIPPVEEIGENEYEYLFTVRTAEGMQPIVETRGYGAERKVKTKTKTAMAPVAPAPAAPQN, encoded by the coding sequence ATGACTGCACGTTTCCCCTTCCGATTTTTCGCGTTGCTGGCTGCTTTTGCCGGATTGACCGCGGGCTCGGCTCAGGCTCAAACCAAAACGGTTTCCAAAGACAAAGTCAAGCCCATCGTGACCACGGTATACATCGTGCGTCACGCTGAAAAAGACTCTACCTCCGACGCCGCCGACCCCACGCTTTCGACCCTGGGGCAGGCCCGCGCCCAAGCCCTGCGCCAAACCCTGGAGAAGCGCCACCCCGCCGCCCTCTTCACCACCGACACCAAGCGCACCCGCGCCACGCTGGAGCCCCTGGCCGGTGCCCTCAAGCTGGAGCCGCAGGTGTATGACGCCCGCCGCGGCCGCGACCTGGCCGACCGCGTGCTCAAAGAATACGCCGGCAAATCGGTGGTCGTGGTGGGCCATTCCAACACCATTTTGTCACTGATTGACGACTTTGGCGCCATTCCGCCCGTCGAGGAAATCGGCGAAAACGAATACGAGTACCTCTTCACGGTGCGCACGGCCGAAGGCATGCAGCCCATCGTGGAAACCCGCGGCTACGGCGCTGAGCGCAAGGTGAAAACCAAAACCAAAACGGCTATGGCACCGGTCGCGCCGGCGCCGGCCGCGCCGCAGAATTAA
- a CDS encoding response regulator transcription factor: MHVLLIEDEKSLHQEMRQFLLQAQYLVDSAYTYAEASEKLYVSSYDFVLLDLGLPGGDGLDLLKEARLNENQEASFIILTARGALDDRIRGLDLGADDYLPKPFSLLELTSRMQAITRRKFNLKRPEISFGQGFSMDPNARIVRHGSQEVPLTKKEFDLLHYLLLHRGRVLTRLQLGEHLWGNVLEDDSDSNYIDVHIKNVRKKLAQFGAADFLETVRGIGYRAAE; the protein is encoded by the coding sequence ATGCACGTTCTGCTCATCGAAGACGAAAAAAGCCTGCACCAGGAAATGCGGCAATTCCTGCTGCAAGCGCAGTACTTAGTCGATTCGGCCTATACCTACGCCGAGGCCTCGGAAAAACTTTACGTGAGCAGCTACGACTTCGTGCTGCTGGACCTGGGCCTGCCGGGCGGCGACGGTCTGGACTTGCTGAAAGAAGCCCGCCTCAACGAAAACCAGGAAGCTTCCTTCATTATCCTCACCGCCCGCGGCGCCCTCGACGACCGCATTCGCGGCCTCGACCTGGGGGCCGACGACTACCTGCCCAAGCCTTTCTCGCTGCTGGAGCTCACCAGCCGCATGCAGGCCATCACGCGCCGCAAATTCAACCTGAAGCGGCCCGAAATCAGCTTCGGCCAAGGCTTTAGCATGGACCCCAACGCCCGCATTGTGCGCCACGGCAGCCAGGAAGTGCCCCTCACCAAGAAAGAATTTGACCTGCTGCACTACTTGCTGCTGCACCGCGGCCGCGTGCTCACGCGCCTGCAACTGGGCGAGCACCTGTGGGGCAACGTGCTCGAAGACGATTCCGACTCGAACTACATCGATGTGCACATCAAGAACGTGCGCAAAAAGCTGGCCCAGTTCGGCGCGGCCGACTTCCTGGAGACGGTGCGCGGCATTGGGTACCGGGCGGCGGAGTAA